From the genome of Pirellulales bacterium, one region includes:
- a CDS encoding PilZ domain-containing protein: MNDIQADYIVERRAEPRCPVCISMEAIPYDSHGHRANQPFTAVTKDVSASGISFLHDAVILDRFLLVRFHRLNQHNSQQIVLEVSRRRQVWPLWEIAGKVHSGTEAIQGQDPLA, translated from the coding sequence ATGAATGACATTCAAGCGGACTACATCGTGGAGCGACGCGCCGAACCACGCTGCCCGGTTTGCATTTCGATGGAGGCGATCCCGTATGATAGCCACGGCCATAGGGCCAACCAGCCATTCACGGCCGTTACGAAGGACGTGTCGGCTAGCGGCATTTCATTCCTGCACGATGCAGTGATTCTGGATCGGTTCTTGTTGGTCCGATTTCACCGGTTGAACCAGCACAATTCGCAACAGATCGTCTTGGAAGTGAGTCGCCGGCGACAAGTCTGGCCTCTTTGGGAAATCGCGGGAAAGGTTCATAGCGGAACCGAAGCAATTCAAGGGCAAGACCCCCTCGCGTGA
- a CDS encoding GAF domain-containing sensor histidine kinase produces MDQEPGSRRRKLAGDEDASRTNDQIKALLLAQSQVLESISKESPLTEMLESFATTIERQSDDMLCSILLLDGMTLHHRAAPSLPAEYCHAVDGVKIGRSVGSCGTAAFRKKQVIVSNIATDPLWANYRDLALRHGLRACWSTPIFSSTSKVLGTFALYYRTPRRPSERELQLIETWTHLAALAIERKLAEESLQAERRRLLDLYESQEYERKLAAYEIHDGITQYAAGAIMHLESYQRALGGQSSPPELQLVDHLVRKTLEESRRLINGFRPPILDEQGIVAAIEYLVEEQTAAGPKVTLELKSEIPRLAPALETAIFRITQEALTNARKHSGSRKVEIKLDHDRDWIHLEVRDWGKGFKPSRGRKGRFGLRGIRERVRLLEGKVAIESRPGKGTSVSVDLPILVLPKQAENRNNRGPLRSVTRGSPR; encoded by the coding sequence GTGGATCAGGAGCCGGGATCTCGTCGTCGCAAACTCGCTGGCGACGAGGACGCGTCGAGGACGAACGATCAGATCAAGGCCCTGCTCCTGGCCCAATCGCAAGTTCTGGAGTCGATCTCCAAAGAGTCCCCGCTCACGGAGATGCTGGAATCGTTCGCTACAACGATCGAACGCCAGTCCGACGACATGCTGTGCTCGATTCTTCTCTTGGACGGAATGACGCTGCACCATCGCGCGGCGCCGAGTCTCCCCGCCGAATACTGCCACGCGGTGGACGGCGTCAAGATTGGTCGCTCGGTAGGTTCCTGCGGCACGGCGGCATTCCGCAAAAAGCAAGTGATCGTCTCCAACATCGCGACGGACCCGCTGTGGGCCAACTATCGAGACCTGGCGCTGCGTCACGGGCTGCGCGCGTGTTGGTCGACTCCCATCTTCAGCAGCACGAGCAAAGTGCTCGGGACGTTCGCTTTGTACTATCGAACTCCGCGGCGGCCGAGCGAGCGTGAATTGCAGCTAATCGAGACTTGGACCCATCTGGCGGCCTTGGCCATCGAGCGGAAACTGGCGGAAGAATCTCTCCAGGCCGAGCGGCGGCGGCTGCTCGATCTTTATGAATCCCAGGAGTACGAACGAAAGCTCGCGGCTTACGAGATTCATGATGGCATCACCCAATACGCGGCCGGCGCGATCATGCACCTGGAAAGCTATCAGCGAGCACTGGGTGGTCAGTCGTCACCGCCGGAACTTCAGTTGGTCGACCATCTCGTGCGAAAGACGTTGGAAGAGAGTCGCCGTCTGATTAACGGATTCAGGCCTCCCATTCTCGACGAACAAGGGATCGTCGCCGCGATCGAGTATCTGGTCGAAGAGCAGACCGCTGCCGGACCGAAGGTCACCTTGGAACTCAAATCCGAGATTCCGCGCCTGGCACCCGCGTTGGAGACCGCCATCTTTCGCATCACTCAGGAAGCGTTGACCAACGCCAGAAAACACAGCGGCAGTCGGAAGGTTGAAATCAAGCTCGACCATGATCGCGATTGGATCCATCTCGAAGTGCGGGACTGGGGCAAAGGTTTCAAGCCCTCTCGTGGCCGTAAAGGTCGTTTCGGACTGCGAGGGATTCGTGAACGCGTCAGGTTGTTGGAGGGTAAGGTCGCCATCGAAAGCCGACCAGGGAAGGGGACTTCGGTCTCAGTTGATCTGCCGATCCTTGTGCTGCCAAAGCAGGCCGAAAACCGCAACAATCGCGGACCGCTGCGGTCCGTGACCCGCGGAAGTCCTCGCTGA
- a CDS encoding helix-turn-helix transcriptional regulator, with translation MSSDDGVSDDFLPQVRFGKFLDELAADGITQQRVAHRLGVSPQYICDCRAGRRRISELFARRLEAGFGRRHRWFIDSGAEPCHGDLGGAAPGEWRSFWIRLPLFADPIKGDPFVHSLWNGSVIEVSGPAAKQVRGAQQPYLLQLGLDDRRGRLRKSDLILISQSVAPAAEIQVLESSKGVFLARPKRHRGWEALSARRIVRGDPTVIGHCVGMVWAAL, from the coding sequence ATGTCGAGTGACGATGGAGTGTCCGACGACTTCCTGCCGCAGGTACGTTTCGGCAAGTTTCTCGACGAGCTGGCGGCCGACGGAATCACACAGCAGCGTGTCGCGCACCGGCTCGGGGTCAGCCCGCAATATATATGCGACTGCCGTGCCGGACGACGACGTATCAGCGAACTCTTTGCTCGCCGGTTGGAAGCAGGATTCGGTCGGCGGCACAGATGGTTCATTGATTCGGGAGCCGAACCGTGCCACGGAGATCTGGGAGGAGCTGCGCCCGGCGAATGGCGATCTTTTTGGATCCGTTTGCCACTTTTTGCGGACCCGATCAAAGGCGACCCATTCGTCCATTCTCTTTGGAATGGCAGCGTTATCGAGGTCAGCGGACCGGCCGCAAAGCAAGTACGTGGGGCCCAGCAGCCGTATTTATTACAGCTGGGACTTGATGATCGACGCGGCCGTTTGCGAAAGAGCGATCTGATCTTGATTTCGCAGTCCGTCGCGCCCGCTGCGGAAATACAAGTGCTGGAGTCTTCCAAGGGAGTATTCCTAGCCCGTCCAAAGCGACACCGCGGATGGGAGGCCCTGTCGGCCCGCCGCATCGTCCGTGGCGACCCGACGGTGATTGGTCACTGTGTCGGCATGGTCTGGGCTGCTCTTTAG
- a CDS encoding molybdopterin converting factor has protein sequence MKIFFINAQGAGFANHIEVRRGTTVEQLFHERVPGGKPEDYLIRVDRQPAAAGEVLKEGQRVSFTPTKIEGAG, from the coding sequence ATGAAGATCTTTTTCATCAATGCCCAGGGGGCCGGCTTCGCCAACCATATCGAGGTTCGGCGCGGAACCACCGTCGAACAGCTCTTCCACGAGCGGGTCCCCGGCGGCAAGCCGGAGGACTATTTGATCCGCGTCGATCGTCAGCCGGCCGCGGCCGGCGAAGTCCTCAAGGAAGGGCAGCGGGTTTCGTTCACTCCGACCAAAATTGAAGGCGCCGGCTGA
- a CDS encoding DUF1257 domain-containing protein, with the protein MSHIVEIKTEVRDPDALRAACRRLGLAELVHETVQLFSGKATGWAVRLPDWNYPVVFDTTRGEARYDNFNGRWGEQKHLDRLMQAYAIEKSRRSQCASSNVSVRPGRTSNPATHN; encoded by the coding sequence TTGTCCCACATCGTCGAGATCAAAACCGAAGTCCGCGATCCGGACGCATTGCGGGCCGCTTGCCGGCGGCTGGGACTGGCTGAACTGGTTCACGAGACCGTGCAGCTCTTTAGCGGCAAGGCGACCGGCTGGGCGGTCCGGCTTCCCGACTGGAACTATCCGGTCGTCTTCGACACAACCCGCGGCGAGGCTCGCTACGACAATTTCAATGGCCGCTGGGGCGAACAAAAACATCTCGATCGTTTAATGCAGGCCTATGCCATCGAGAAGTCGCGGCGCTCACAATGCGCCTCCAGCAATGTATCGGTTCGCCCGGGTCGTACGTCCAATCCTGCCACACACAATTAA
- a CDS encoding ThiF family adenylyltransferase: MTREVTRFERQKDLVPPERLATVRATVIGVGAIGRQVALQLAAIGAPRLQLVDFDAVDQTNVTTQGYLAADIGQAKVLATAEAIRSLDPAIQVEAILDRYRPYPDIGEAQFCCVDSISARDAIWRSAGRGCRFWCDGRMLGEIIRVLVAADPRGRAHYPTTLFAQAEAEPGRCTARSTIYAAAIAAGLMVHQFTRWLRGLPTDLDNTLNLLSGEWSVVSPCGRSGVPW, translated from the coding sequence ATGACTCGTGAAGTAACCCGATTTGAACGACAGAAGGATTTGGTGCCGCCGGAGCGCCTGGCCACGGTGCGGGCGACTGTGATTGGCGTCGGTGCGATTGGCCGTCAAGTCGCCCTACAGCTAGCGGCCATTGGCGCGCCCCGATTGCAGCTCGTGGATTTTGATGCGGTGGATCAAACGAACGTTACCACGCAAGGCTATTTGGCCGCCGACATCGGCCAAGCCAAGGTCTTGGCCACGGCGGAAGCGATTCGCTCGCTTGATCCGGCCATCCAAGTCGAAGCGATACTCGACCGTTATCGTCCATACCCGGACATCGGTGAAGCGCAGTTTTGTTGTGTCGATTCGATCTCGGCCCGCGACGCCATTTGGCGCTCGGCCGGCCGCGGCTGTCGGTTCTGGTGTGACGGCCGGATGCTCGGAGAAATCATCCGTGTGCTCGTGGCGGCCGATCCCCGCGGCCGGGCCCATTATCCCACGACGCTCTTTGCGCAGGCCGAGGCCGAGCCCGGCCGCTGCACGGCCCGCAGCACGATCTACGCGGCCGCCATCGCCGCGGGTCTGATGGTCCACCAGTTCACGCGCTGGCTTCGCGGGCTGCCTACCGATCTAGATAACACGCTCAATCTGTTGAGCGGCGAATGGTCGGTCGTCTCGCCGTGCGGCCGGTCCGGAGTTCCTTGGTAG